Sequence from the Miscanthus floridulus cultivar M001 chromosome 16, ASM1932011v1, whole genome shotgun sequence genome:
CCAGCACGCAATAAGTTTCAGTTCAGCATAAAAGTTTTATCTTTTCTCTATTACTATAAAAAAAATTGGAAATAAAGAAAGGGGCGCAATATGAGGCTACTAGCACGCGCTTAAGTAATGCAAACTAGAAATGATAAGAGATGATAGTTATAGCAAGCGCATAAGTAATGCAAACTAGAAATGATAAGAGATGATAGTTATAGGTACCTCAGAATTGATGAGTTGGCAATGGTCAGCGTCGCGGCGGAAGTGATAAACACACCTCTCATCGATGCCATCCCTGACAATGACAGTGCCATACACACGGATCGGGAAGCCAATATCCGAAGAGGCTACCTTGACAGACAAGAAGTTTACAGCCCCAGACAGTTTGTAGTAGTCGGTCTCGATTACTTTGTGGGGGGAATCGGTAAATGTCATCGGACCAAAGGGTGCTGTACGTGGTGCATCCATGTTGGAAAACAAAGGGTATTAGATCATCAGTTGCATCTATCAATCATGCTTACAAACGATGGAGTTGAATATTGATACGTATATAAAACTATAAATGTGGGAGGGAGGGAGCTTAATCCCCTCAGGCAGAACCAGCAGCCATATGGAGGATTTTGAAAATTAAAAATTTAGCTCCGAGTAATCCTATCCCCAAACACACAGCAGGAttttgaaaaataaaaatttaGCTCCGAGTAATCCAATCCCCAAACACACAGGGGGAAAAAGAAGAGAGAATAACAATTTTTTTAGCCTCTAGAATGAAATCAAAGCAGCATTGcagcaattaattatttttctgTCAAGGATGGAGTACTCGAAGCAGTGGACTGGGCTGGACTAGTAGAGGTATCAGGCAAGCAATAGGATGGATCCAATTGAAAGCGTGAGGCGGGCGGGCGGACGACTTTTACACTCTTCATCGAGGTCGAATGTGGTGAGGTCGACGAGGGTGTAGCGGTTGTAGTAGCGGCCCCCCTGCTTGGGATCGAAGTCGAGGATGCGAGCAAAGGCTTCCATCGACCGACCCCTGGTGTCGCCATCTTGCGTAAGGCGGCGCGCATACCGCAGCTGGTTGCTCCTCAGCTTCTCCGCCGCCTCCGCTCGCTCGGCCTCGGTCATGCCTGAGAAATCCGGCTTCGACCCCGTCTCAAAAATGACCTGCCAGTACCTCTGGCTCAAGGCAGCGCGCTTTTTCTCGAGATCGGCCCGCTTCTTCCGGAGCTCCGCCTTGCTCAAGCCTTTTGAGAATTCCTTCTCCCTCGTACTCAAGCTGAGTTGGTTGATCTCCTTACTGATCTTCTCCTGCATCTCGTCCTTCTCTCGCAACTTTTCGTACCAGCCcaccgccgcctccaccgccatagccgccGCCGACCAACGACGAAGCCGATTAGGGTTTGTGAGTGCGCCCTatcaaattttttttaattttaacactttttataactaattttaaatctaacaccgcaagttttttttaactaacacttttagtCGCGCCTATTaccctggcgtggccaaatgcaTGTGCCGCGtcatgtatggtggcgcggcagaggtctgacgtggcgacgaccggtttcggtgaccgttgacgtggcagctcttgccgcGGCAGTGCCGTGCCCTAATCCAtgacgcggcagagccgaataaataccgCGTGGCCGGCCGCCCACCCGCACGCATCCTGCCCGCCTGCCTGCCGCCAGCGCCCGCACTCGCCCATCCGCAGCCAGCCGCCGTGCAGCGACCGCCTGGCCACGTCGCGCCCGCGCCCACCCGGCCTCGCCCGCCAGACCACGCCGCGCCtggccactcccgccgcgcagcgcccgcgaCGGCCGTGCCACGAACGCTGGCGCGTCAAGGccacccgctcctaaggtacctcctctcgatttcattttttttttgcttattattgatttaggataattagtaatttaggatagttagtaatttatgaTAGTTATGGTTGATttcatttttattattattattgatttaggataattagtgatttaggatagatagtaatttaggatagttagggttgatttcatatatttttttattattattgatttaggataactagtgatttaggatagttagtaatttaggatagttagagttttatgattggtattgatttatgatagttagtgatttaggatagttaggttagtgaatttgtttgtgatttacgtaggtttgaggttgtgtgttctagtatatTTAGGATTTTGCGTTTAGGGATTGTTTATGTATttgttatttagtttatagttagttatttagttagggattttgggtatagatactagtttactctaaacccaaaagggtttatgtattttagggattgattatgtatttattatctagtatagttaggattttgggtttagggatttaggatagttaggttagtgatatGTTTGTGAAATTactaatgttaatttaaattttgttaatttgaatactctaacgctttgtttatcaattcgtAATAGGATGGCTTCTCCAAcgtagcacccgttgtaccccattcttgaggtgtaGTACGACGactagcaccgagcacacatcttgagtgacaatgacgcagaggtgttcttgcctcctttgaggtcCCGCACGCACACTAGGGCGCACAAGTGGGACGAGCATTAtgtgccgtacatacggcgtgccggcttcctcgagcttatccgtgttgtcaaccacggtcttccgccccttgacccagcactacttactacagctgtagacaggtgtgagtgcattctttgtacgtaaactttcttctaacaaatttgaggcaactaaccgtcgttctattcttataacaggtggaggtctgagacccacacgttccacctaccttatggcgagatgaccttgatgttgcaggatgtgaaggctattttaggcctttagttggggggacttccaatgacagggatagttgacaacgatcactggagggagctggtgccTCAGTTTACTAGCTTTCTTCCATcggacgacgatgct
This genomic interval carries:
- the LOC136514454 gene encoding uncharacterized protein, producing the protein MAVEAAVGWYEKLREKDEMQEKISKEINQLSLSTREKEFSKGLSKAELRKKRADLEKKRAALSQRYWQVIFETGSKPDFSGMTEAERAEAAEKLRSNQLRYARRLTQDGDTRGRSMEAFARILDFDPKQGGRYYNRYTLVDLTTFDLDEESPFGPMTFTDSPHKVIETDYYKLSGAVNFLSVKVASSDIGFPIRVYGTVIVRDGIDERCVYHFRRDADHCQLINSEAESLILTGPKRGLALCGYMYVEIDLKIKDHLGQPREFSKGLLSISDPTDCASMVSMVETESLATRLSTMDVTCAVVNRAIEGFIAVEVLQGGFHGKITAYTTSVQDILVLYDSKEADATTVDDCGDILQLMRPVVSVHVEDFLIIVFHTGDGKSESIQFTPMVNGRDEGQITVGATKMRVKLSWSIMDP